A genomic region of Clavibacter michiganensis subsp. insidiosus contains the following coding sequences:
- a CDS encoding HAD family hydrolase has translation MTLRLVLLDLDDTLVDHRGAVADGITAHLVARGLLDAADAAERDRAVALWVALEEEHYHRYLAGELDYTGQRRARARGFLAAWGSGDAADLAATLADDDAATDAWFGGYLTGYEASWRALPGAVAALDEIARRHPGLRFGVVTNGERSQQEPKIQAAGLTDRLSPVVCSGDLGFTKPDPRIFLLACRQAGADPADAVMVGDRLRTDAVGAVDAGLAGGVWFDALGDGDAPPPADVVRITALAGLADAVDRVGVR, from the coding sequence ATGACCCTGCGGCTGGTCCTGCTCGACCTCGACGACACGCTGGTGGACCACCGCGGCGCCGTGGCCGACGGGATCACCGCGCACCTCGTCGCGCGGGGCCTCCTGGACGCGGCCGACGCCGCCGAGCGCGACCGGGCCGTCGCGCTGTGGGTCGCGCTGGAGGAGGAGCACTACCACCGGTACCTCGCGGGCGAGCTCGACTACACCGGGCAGCGCCGGGCGCGGGCGCGCGGGTTCCTGGCCGCCTGGGGATCGGGCGACGCCGCCGACCTCGCCGCCACGCTCGCGGACGACGACGCCGCGACCGACGCCTGGTTCGGCGGCTACCTCACCGGGTACGAGGCGTCGTGGCGCGCGCTGCCGGGAGCGGTGGCCGCGCTCGACGAGATCGCGCGCCGGCACCCGGGCCTGCGATTCGGCGTCGTGACCAACGGCGAGCGCAGCCAGCAGGAGCCGAAGATCCAGGCGGCCGGGCTCACCGACCGCCTGTCCCCCGTCGTCTGCTCCGGCGACCTGGGCTTCACCAAGCCCGACCCGCGCATCTTCCTGCTCGCGTGCCGGCAGGCGGGCGCGGATCCGGCCGACGCCGTGATGGTGGGCGACCGGCTCCGCACCGACGCGGTCGGGGCGGTCGACGCGGGCCTGGCCGGTGGCGTCTGGTTCGACGCCCTCGGCGACGGGGACGCTCCCCCGCCCGCCGACGTCGTGCGGATCACCGCGCTCGCTGGCCTCGCCGACGCCGTGGACCGCGTCGGCGTCCGCTGA
- the ribD gene encoding bifunctional diaminohydroxyphosphoribosylaminopyrimidine deaminase/5-amino-6-(5-phosphoribosylamino)uracil reductase RibD, protein MHDDPTAAAHAQAVSGPAAADPALERAMRRGLELAAEGPAWGPNPRVGCVILDASGRVIAEGRHRGAGSAHAEVDALRQLPAGGARGATAVVTLEPCNHTGRTGPCAAALIEAGVARVAYAVADPGAESSGGAARLRAAGVEVVPGVLVDEAEEFLRAWLGSARLGRPFVTAKWASSLDGRIAAADGTSRWITGSAARRDVHRRRAEADAILVGTGTVLADDPALTARRPDGIPYPHQPAPVVLGDRAIPDDAAVHRHPRRLIRIAGHDPAEALAELGRRGIRHVFVEGGPTIVSALVAAGLVDEVVAYLAPVLLGGPRTATDDLGVPSMPAAHRLTLISTTRLGDDLLVIARPTTEGQ, encoded by the coding sequence ATGCATGACGACCCGACGGCAGCCGCGCACGCGCAGGCGGTGAGCGGACCCGCGGCAGCCGACCCCGCGCTCGAGCGCGCCATGCGCCGCGGCCTCGAGCTCGCCGCCGAGGGCCCCGCGTGGGGCCCGAACCCGCGCGTCGGCTGCGTGATCCTCGACGCCTCCGGCCGCGTCATCGCCGAGGGTCGCCACCGCGGCGCCGGATCCGCCCACGCCGAGGTCGACGCGCTGCGACAGCTGCCCGCGGGCGGCGCACGCGGGGCCACCGCGGTCGTCACGCTCGAGCCCTGCAACCACACGGGCCGCACCGGGCCGTGCGCCGCCGCGCTCATCGAGGCGGGCGTCGCGCGCGTCGCCTACGCGGTCGCCGACCCGGGCGCCGAGTCCTCCGGTGGCGCGGCCCGCCTGCGCGCCGCGGGCGTCGAGGTCGTGCCCGGCGTGCTCGTCGACGAGGCGGAGGAGTTCCTGCGGGCGTGGCTCGGATCCGCGCGGCTCGGCCGCCCGTTCGTCACCGCGAAGTGGGCCTCCAGCCTCGACGGCCGCATCGCCGCCGCCGACGGCACGAGCCGCTGGATCACCGGGTCCGCCGCGCGCCGCGACGTGCACCGCCGTCGCGCGGAGGCCGACGCGATCCTCGTGGGCACCGGCACCGTGCTCGCCGACGACCCCGCCCTCACCGCCCGGCGGCCCGACGGGATCCCGTACCCGCACCAGCCCGCGCCCGTCGTGCTCGGCGACCGCGCGATCCCCGACGACGCGGCCGTGCACCGGCACCCGCGCCGGCTCATCCGGATCGCGGGCCACGACCCCGCGGAAGCGCTCGCGGAGCTCGGCCGCCGCGGCATCCGGCACGTGTTCGTGGAGGGCGGCCCCACGATCGTCTCCGCCCTCGTCGCCGCCGGGCTCGTGGACGAGGTGGTCGCCTACCTCGCGCCCGTCCTCCTCGGCGGCCCTCGCACCGCGACCGACGACCTCGGCGTGCCGAGCATGCCGGCCGCCCATCGACTCACCCTCATCAGCACGACGCGGCTCGGGGACGACCTCCTCGTGATCGCGCGACCCACCACGGAAGGCCAGTGA
- a CDS encoding riboflavin synthase — protein sequence MFTGIIEERGRVLALDAEGDSARITVEAPLAVSDARHGDSISVDGVCLTVVAQTPEGFTADVMRQTLVMSSLGRLGVGDRVNLERAARVGDRLGGHIVQGHVDGTGRLLATTPGEAWRILRFSLPADLAPLVVDRGSITVQGVSLTVSAVSPTDVPADGAWFEVSLIPETLSATTLGALELGDEVNLETDVLARHVQRMLALDARDRYATTEGAHS from the coding sequence ATGTTCACAGGGATCATCGAGGAGCGCGGACGCGTCCTCGCGCTCGACGCCGAGGGCGACTCCGCCCGGATCACGGTGGAGGCGCCGCTCGCGGTGTCCGACGCCCGGCACGGCGACTCCATCAGCGTCGACGGCGTGTGCCTCACGGTCGTCGCGCAGACGCCCGAGGGGTTCACCGCCGACGTCATGCGGCAGACGCTCGTGATGAGCTCGCTCGGCCGGCTCGGCGTGGGCGACCGCGTGAACCTCGAGCGCGCCGCGCGCGTCGGGGACCGGCTGGGCGGCCACATCGTGCAGGGCCACGTCGACGGCACCGGGCGCCTGCTCGCGACCACGCCGGGCGAGGCGTGGCGGATCCTCCGCTTCTCGCTGCCCGCGGACCTCGCGCCGCTCGTGGTGGACCGCGGATCCATCACGGTGCAGGGCGTGAGCCTCACCGTGAGCGCCGTCAGCCCCACCGACGTGCCCGCGGATGGCGCCTGGTTCGAGGTGTCGCTCATCCCCGAGACGCTCTCGGCGACGACGCTCGGCGCGCTCGAGCTCGGCGACGAGGTCAACCTCGAGACCGACGTGCTCGCGCGGCACGTGCAGCGGATGCTCGCGCTCGACGCGCGCGACCGCTACGCCACGACCGAGGGAGCCCACTCGTGA
- the ribA gene encoding GTP cyclohydrolase II, whose amino-acid sequence MSLAAIPAALQELRAGRPVIVVDDEGRENEGDVLLAAESASPEWVAWLVKHSSGFICAPMTNEIADRLELPLMVADNRDPRGTAYTVSVDAADRLSTGISASDRAHTLRVLADLDSVPTSLHRPGHILPLRAVDGGVRERDGHTEAAVDLLTLAGLTPVGAISEIVQDDGEMMRLPGLLALGEREGVLVVTIEALKAHLEEFHCDRPLEPAVAIPEASRVIFEVETTVPTTHGSVKLRAYRDRTTGADHVAIVAGEPRAHGTLVRVHSECLTGEALGSLKCECGPQLDAALDEIQRDGGVVVYLRGHEGRGIGLVNKLRAYRLQEDGLDTLDANVALGLPADARDYGAASAILQEMGIEDVRLLTNNPEKVRQLEAHGVEVTERVPLVVGVNDVNAGYLETKRDRMGHRMVLDTDMRIGPDAYPDAEAPDGLTTTTASPQEETA is encoded by the coding sequence GTGAGCCTCGCCGCCATCCCCGCCGCGCTGCAGGAGCTGCGCGCCGGCCGCCCTGTGATCGTCGTCGACGACGAGGGCCGCGAGAACGAGGGCGACGTGCTGCTCGCCGCCGAATCCGCCTCGCCCGAGTGGGTGGCGTGGCTCGTGAAGCACTCGTCGGGCTTCATCTGCGCGCCCATGACGAACGAGATCGCCGACCGGCTGGAGCTGCCGCTCATGGTGGCCGACAACCGGGATCCGCGCGGCACCGCGTACACGGTCTCCGTCGACGCGGCCGACCGGCTCTCGACCGGCATCAGCGCCTCCGACCGCGCGCACACCCTGCGCGTGCTCGCCGACCTCGACAGCGTGCCGACGAGCCTGCACCGACCCGGCCACATCCTGCCGCTGCGCGCGGTCGACGGCGGCGTGCGCGAGCGCGACGGCCACACCGAGGCGGCGGTCGACCTCCTCACGCTCGCGGGCCTCACGCCCGTCGGCGCGATCAGCGAGATCGTGCAGGACGACGGCGAGATGATGCGCCTCCCCGGCCTCCTCGCCCTCGGCGAGCGCGAGGGCGTGCTGGTCGTCACGATCGAGGCGCTCAAGGCGCACCTCGAGGAGTTCCACTGCGATCGTCCGCTGGAGCCCGCCGTCGCGATCCCCGAGGCGTCGCGCGTGATCTTCGAGGTCGAGACGACCGTGCCCACGACCCACGGCTCCGTGAAGCTGCGCGCGTACCGCGACCGCACGACGGGCGCCGACCACGTGGCGATCGTCGCCGGCGAGCCCCGCGCGCACGGCACCCTCGTGCGCGTGCACTCGGAGTGCCTGACGGGCGAGGCGCTCGGATCCCTCAAGTGCGAGTGCGGGCCGCAGCTCGACGCCGCGCTCGACGAGATCCAGCGCGACGGCGGCGTCGTCGTCTACCTGCGCGGGCACGAGGGTCGCGGGATCGGCCTCGTCAACAAGCTGCGCGCGTACCGGCTGCAGGAGGACGGCTTGGACACGCTCGACGCCAACGTCGCCCTGGGCCTCCCGGCGGACGCGCGCGACTACGGCGCGGCCTCGGCGATCCTGCAGGAGATGGGGATCGAGGACGTGCGCCTGCTCACGAACAACCCCGAGAAGGTGCGGCAGCTCGAGGCGCACGGCGTGGAGGTGACCGAGCGCGTGCCGCTCGTCGTCGGCGTCAACGACGTGAACGCCGGCTACCTCGAGACGAAGCGCGACCGCATGGGGCACCGCATGGTGCTCGACACCGACATGCGCATCGGACCCGACGCCTACCCGGACGCCGAGGCGCCCGACGGCCTGACCACCACGACCGCATCACCCCAGGAGGAGACCGCATGA
- the ribH gene encoding 6,7-dimethyl-8-ribityllumazine synthase: MSGHGAPEIDPTALDGSGLEVTVVVGRWHDEISAGLLAGAQRVLDAAGVTTTVIRVPGSFELPVVARAALDAGADAVVALGVIIRGGTPHFEYVSDAATSGLTQASLLTGKPIGFGLLTLDDEQQGIDRAGLPGSKEDKGAEAAEAAVTTALLLKGIRGA; the protein is encoded by the coding sequence ATGAGCGGACACGGAGCACCCGAGATCGACCCCACCGCGCTCGACGGGTCGGGCCTGGAGGTCACCGTCGTCGTCGGACGCTGGCACGACGAGATCAGCGCGGGCCTGCTCGCGGGCGCGCAGCGCGTGCTCGACGCGGCCGGGGTCACCACCACGGTGATCCGCGTGCCCGGCAGCTTCGAGCTACCCGTGGTCGCGCGCGCGGCGCTCGACGCGGGGGCCGACGCGGTCGTCGCGCTCGGCGTGATCATCCGCGGCGGCACCCCGCACTTCGAGTACGTGTCCGACGCGGCGACCTCCGGCCTCACGCAGGCGTCGCTCCTCACGGGCAAGCCCATCGGCTTCGGGCTGCTCACGCTCGACGACGAGCAGCAGGGCATCGACCGCGCGGGGCTGCCGGGGTCGAAGGAGGACAAGGGCGCGGAGGCGGCCGAGGCCGCGGTCACGACGGCGCTGCTGCTCAAGGGGATCCGCGGGGCCTGA
- a CDS encoding ABC transporter ATP-binding protein, producing the protein MLPALDVRSLSIAIDGAPLVHDVDLRVGAGERVALVGASGSGKSLTAQAVLGTLPPGSRVRGVVELGGRAVGASAPRQRLGRVAAVQQDSLAALNPLVTVGAQLVAALRASRARGSAADGGLLTRSDARREVRDLLAEVGIDDPDGALPAFAAELSGGQRQRVCLALALLCRADLLLADEPTTALDVVTQARVVDVIRRRLDATGQALLFITHDLAVAAALCDRVVVLEAGRVVEAGSMRELVRRPRHAYSRALVAAASRRAPGGSADAVSTSAAGAAAAPLGAVAAR; encoded by the coding sequence ATGCTTCCCGCCCTCGACGTCCGCTCCCTGTCGATCGCGATCGACGGCGCACCGCTCGTCCACGACGTGGACCTCCGCGTCGGCGCGGGCGAGCGCGTGGCGCTCGTGGGGGCGTCCGGCTCCGGCAAGTCGCTCACGGCGCAGGCCGTGCTCGGGACGCTGCCGCCCGGATCCCGGGTGCGCGGCGTCGTCGAGCTCGGCGGCCGCGCGGTCGGTGCGTCCGCGCCGCGCCAGCGCCTCGGCCGCGTCGCCGCCGTGCAGCAGGACTCGCTCGCGGCGCTGAACCCGCTCGTCACGGTGGGCGCGCAGCTCGTCGCGGCGCTGCGCGCGAGCCGGGCCCGCGGATCCGCCGCCGACGGCGGGCTCCTCACCCGGTCGGACGCGCGGCGCGAGGTGCGGGACCTGCTCGCCGAGGTGGGCATCGACGATCCCGACGGCGCGCTCCCCGCCTTCGCCGCCGAGCTGTCGGGCGGCCAGCGTCAGCGCGTCTGCCTCGCGCTCGCGCTCCTCTGCCGCGCCGACCTGCTGCTGGCCGACGAGCCGACGACCGCGCTCGACGTCGTGACGCAGGCGCGCGTGGTCGACGTGATCCGCCGCCGCCTCGACGCGACCGGCCAGGCGCTCCTCTTCATCACGCACGACCTCGCGGTGGCCGCGGCCCTGTGCGATCGGGTGGTCGTGCTCGAGGCCGGTCGCGTCGTCGAGGCCGGGTCGATGCGCGAGCTCGTGCGGCGACCGCGGCACGCGTACAGCCGGGCGCTCGTCGCCGCGGCCTCCCGGCGGGCGCCCGGGGGATCCGCGGACGCGGTCTCGACGTCGGCGGCGGGAGCCGCCGCGGCCCCGCTCGGCGCGGTGGCGGCCCGATGA
- a CDS encoding ABC transporter ATP-binding protein, with protein MTDALHRADASPDALTATGITHRYPPRRDPAARRIARTARASGAPGPAPALDDVTFRVAPGETVGIVGRSGSGKSTLLRVLLALEAPTAGTVALGDRAVAPGRASALRWYRRRVQAVPQDPGASLEPRMTVRQLIREPLRRLDVPGDHAAIVARALDDVGLAASLADRRPRELSGGQAQRVALARAIATSPGILLADEPVSRVDLPLRDRIIELLGGLVRERGLGLVLVSHDLDAIARLCGRSVVMAGGRIVEEGPTACLLADPVHPATRELADAVPRLPGALTA; from the coding sequence ATGACGGACGCGCTCCACCGGGCCGACGCGTCGCCCGACGCGCTCACCGCCACCGGGATCACGCACCGGTACCCGCCGCGTCGCGACCCCGCCGCGCGGCGCATCGCCCGCACCGCCCGGGCGTCCGGCGCGCCGGGACCCGCGCCCGCGCTCGACGACGTGACGTTCCGCGTCGCGCCCGGCGAGACGGTCGGGATCGTGGGCCGCTCGGGTTCCGGCAAGTCGACCCTGCTGCGCGTGCTGCTGGCGCTCGAGGCGCCGACCGCGGGGACCGTGGCGCTCGGGGACCGGGCCGTCGCGCCCGGCCGCGCATCCGCGCTCCGCTGGTACCGGCGGCGCGTGCAGGCGGTGCCGCAGGATCCGGGCGCGAGCCTCGAGCCGCGCATGACCGTGCGGCAGCTGATCCGCGAGCCTCTGCGCCGCCTCGACGTGCCGGGCGACCACGCCGCGATCGTCGCGCGCGCCCTCGACGACGTGGGCCTCGCCGCGTCGCTCGCCGACCGGCGGCCCCGCGAGCTCTCCGGCGGGCAGGCGCAGCGCGTGGCGCTCGCCCGGGCCATCGCGACGTCCCCGGGGATCCTGCTCGCCGACGAGCCCGTGAGCAGGGTCGACCTGCCGCTGCGGGACCGGATCATCGAGCTGCTCGGCGGCCTCGTGCGCGAGCGGGGACTCGGGCTCGTGCTCGTGTCGCACGACCTCGACGCCATCGCGCGGCTGTGCGGGCGGAGCGTGGTGATGGCGGGCGGGCGCATCGTCGAGGAGGGGCCGACCGCGTGCCTGCTCGCCGATCCCGTGCATCCGGCCACGCGCGAGCTCGCCGACGCCGTGCCGCGGCTGCCGGGAGCGCTCACCGCATGA
- a CDS encoding MFS transporter gives MTAPHPHGPAGPGSAAPHAAVLLSSQLVFNLGFYAVVPFLAVVMRDDLGLGALAIGLVLGARTFSQQGLFLLGGMLADRFGPRTLIAAGCLVRVSGYLGLALAAGLPGFLVGAILTGLGGALFSPALQSLVAAADARARTTRRPGRPSLFAALVLVGEVGAAVGPLAGAALLGLGFSATVLVGAALFAAVGVALWCVIPADARLADASPSAGSAPAAPAANALPAQADDRWAAVRDRRFLAFSALFAVDLVAYNQLYLGLPLELARAGDGTAAVGSAFLAVSLLTLALQWPVALLAKRLGPGRALTCGFGITATGFAALALGSVVPPPAGAELVPAAVLVVCLTLGHMTAGPVTMELVPSFAAGRPTASFYGLLASCGGIAVLVAGGVVGSLLDSAPAVAWLILAALPVAAAVGLPRLLPAPTPDAAPGRPARPARPARPTAPPTTTPDAPRIAVDAPRIPETGPHAR, from the coding sequence ATGACCGCGCCCCACCCTCACGGGCCCGCGGGCCCGGGCTCCGCCGCGCCCCACGCCGCCGTCCTCCTCTCCAGCCAGCTCGTGTTCAACCTCGGCTTCTACGCGGTCGTCCCGTTCCTCGCCGTCGTCATGCGCGACGACCTCGGCCTCGGCGCGCTCGCGATCGGCCTCGTGCTCGGCGCCCGCACCTTCAGCCAGCAGGGCCTCTTCCTCCTCGGCGGGATGCTGGCCGACCGGTTCGGCCCGCGCACCCTCATCGCCGCGGGCTGCCTCGTGCGCGTGAGCGGCTACCTCGGGCTCGCGCTGGCCGCGGGCCTGCCGGGCTTCCTCGTCGGCGCGATCCTCACGGGGCTCGGCGGCGCCCTGTTCAGCCCGGCGCTGCAGAGCCTCGTCGCGGCCGCCGACGCGCGGGCGCGCACCACCCGGCGACCCGGCCGGCCGTCGCTGTTCGCGGCGCTCGTGCTGGTGGGTGAGGTCGGCGCTGCGGTGGGTCCGCTCGCTGGCGCGGCCCTGCTCGGGCTGGGGTTCTCCGCGACGGTGCTCGTGGGCGCGGCGCTGTTCGCGGCCGTGGGGGTGGCGCTGTGGTGCGTGATCCCGGCGGACGCGAGGCTCGCCGACGCCTCGCCGTCCGCCGGATCCGCACCCGCCGCGCCCGCCGCGAACGCCCTGCCCGCGCAGGCCGACGACCGCTGGGCCGCCGTGCGCGACCGCCGCTTCCTCGCCTTCTCCGCCCTGTTCGCCGTCGACCTCGTGGCCTACAACCAGCTCTACCTCGGGCTGCCGCTCGAGCTCGCGCGGGCGGGCGACGGCACAGCGGCGGTCGGATCCGCGTTCCTCGCCGTCTCGCTCCTCACCCTCGCGCTGCAGTGGCCGGTCGCGCTCCTCGCGAAGCGGCTCGGCCCCGGCCGCGCGCTCACCTGCGGCTTCGGCATCACCGCGACGGGCTTCGCGGCGCTCGCGCTGGGGTCCGTCGTGCCGCCGCCCGCGGGCGCCGAGCTGGTGCCCGCCGCCGTCCTCGTCGTCTGCCTCACGCTCGGCCACATGACCGCGGGCCCCGTGACCATGGAGCTCGTCCCGTCCTTCGCCGCCGGCCGCCCGACCGCGTCGTTCTACGGCCTGCTCGCCAGCTGCGGCGGCATCGCGGTGCTCGTCGCCGGCGGCGTGGTCGGATCCCTCCTCGACTCCGCGCCCGCGGTCGCCTGGCTGATCCTCGCCGCGTTGCCCGTCGCCGCCGCCGTCGGCCTGCCCCGGCTGCTGCCCGCGCCCACGCCCGACGCCGCCCCCGGGCGCCCGGCGCGCCCGGCCCGGCCGGCCCGCCCGACCGCGCCCCCGACCACCACCCCCGATGCCCCGCGCATCGCCGTCGATGCCCCGCGCATCCCCGAGACAGGACCCCATGCCCGCTAG
- a CDS encoding ABC transporter substrate-binding protein: MPARRPRPARSAALIALAAASMLALSGCFAASPGSTTGGGQDGDGRIRLAMLQPPRSGLTPLSDDAFKLARWSTAETLVTLDDLGDAQPQLATGWTRVDDLTWAFDIRPDVPFHDGTTLTAAQAAASLTAAATASPKPRILDGVDLTATADGDRLVVRTATPDPLVPQRMSSPQLAILAASAYGADGTVSPVGTGTGPFRLTAVDGTSSATLDRFDGYWGGRAASAGIDVSFVPDGTARAAALRTGTADVVEAIPVGQAAQVDPQLLHEVAMPRTNTLYLNTRTGPFADPAVRAAAQAAVDRAALVSGVYEGRADEAAGLLGPALPWAADLRDGASYRNALAGRATPAKVDGVPITLGTFTDRAELPEVAVQLEQQLEAAGFQVTQDVREYQYIEADALAGKFDAFILSRATVLDSGDPAAYLYSDFACQGSFNISQECDPAVDQALADASALPAGPERRAAIMRVEALVLADDAAVPLLHERVIQGEAAGVTGAVRDPRERALITGDTRVTR, from the coding sequence ATGCCCGCTAGACGTCCCCGCCCCGCCCGCTCCGCCGCCCTCATCGCCCTCGCCGCCGCGTCGATGCTCGCCCTCAGCGGCTGCTTCGCCGCGAGCCCGGGATCCACCACGGGAGGCGGACAGGACGGCGACGGCCGCATCCGCCTCGCCATGCTGCAGCCGCCGCGCTCCGGCCTCACCCCGCTCAGCGACGACGCCTTCAAGCTCGCGCGCTGGAGCACGGCCGAGACGCTCGTGACCCTCGACGACCTCGGCGACGCGCAGCCGCAGCTCGCCACCGGCTGGACCCGCGTCGACGACCTGACGTGGGCCTTCGACATCCGCCCCGACGTGCCCTTCCACGACGGCACGACCCTCACGGCCGCGCAGGCCGCCGCCTCGCTCACCGCCGCCGCGACCGCGAGCCCGAAGCCGCGGATCCTCGACGGCGTCGACCTCACCGCGACCGCGGACGGCGACCGGCTCGTCGTCCGCACCGCGACGCCCGACCCGCTCGTGCCGCAGCGCATGTCGAGCCCGCAGCTCGCGATCCTCGCCGCCTCCGCGTACGGCGCCGACGGCACCGTCTCGCCCGTCGGCACCGGCACGGGCCCCTTCCGCCTCACCGCGGTCGACGGCACGTCCTCCGCCACGCTCGACCGGTTCGACGGCTACTGGGGCGGGCGCGCCGCGTCCGCCGGCATCGACGTCAGCTTCGTGCCCGACGGCACCGCCCGCGCCGCCGCCCTCCGCACGGGCACGGCCGACGTGGTCGAGGCGATCCCCGTGGGCCAGGCCGCGCAGGTGGATCCGCAGCTCCTGCACGAGGTCGCGATGCCGCGCACCAACACGCTGTACCTCAACACGCGGACCGGGCCCTTCGCGGATCCGGCCGTGCGCGCCGCCGCCCAGGCCGCGGTCGACCGCGCCGCGCTCGTCTCCGGCGTCTACGAGGGCCGGGCCGACGAGGCCGCCGGGCTCCTCGGACCCGCCCTGCCCTGGGCCGCCGACCTCCGCGACGGCGCCTCCTACCGCAACGCGCTCGCGGGCCGCGCGACCCCCGCCAAGGTGGACGGCGTCCCCATCACCCTCGGCACCTTCACCGACCGCGCCGAGCTCCCCGAGGTCGCCGTGCAGCTGGAGCAGCAGCTCGAGGCGGCCGGGTTCCAGGTGACGCAGGACGTGCGCGAGTACCAGTACATCGAGGCCGACGCGCTCGCGGGGAAGTTCGACGCCTTCATCCTGTCGCGCGCCACCGTGCTCGACTCGGGCGACCCCGCCGCGTACCTCTACAGCGACTTCGCGTGCCAGGGCTCGTTCAACATCTCGCAGGAGTGCGATCCCGCGGTCGACCAGGCCCTCGCCGACGCGTCCGCGCTCCCGGCCGGGCCCGAGCGGCGCGCCGCGATCATGCGGGTCGAGGCGCTCGTGCTCGCCGACGACGCCGCCGTGCCGCTCCTGCACGAGCGCGTGATCCAGGGCGAGGCCGCCGGGGTGACGGGCGCCGTGCGCGATCCCCGCGAGCGCGCGCTCATCACGGGCGACACGCGCGTCACGCGCTGA